One Mangifera indica cultivar Alphonso chromosome 4, CATAS_Mindica_2.1, whole genome shotgun sequence genomic region harbors:
- the LOC123213943 gene encoding uncharacterized protein LOC123213943 isoform X1, with protein MAFHVACPITCKRICFCTLGFTRSVQSAKARSDFLHEVVLLERFLDDPWGEIRVSKEGSTVQVSVPELPQPPPQPQPQSQSLVVDGISAADAADEAAAAVSAQTKRVALQRKAAAAMVAAEDYARRFESGDIALASKDVAGEEQGQSNVNIMCRLCFVGENEGSERARRMLSCKSCGKKYHRNCLKNWARNRELFHWSSWKCPSCRTCEICRRTGDPNKFMFCRRCDGAYHCYCQHPPHKNVSSGPYLCPKHTRCHSCGSNVPGNGLSVRWFLGYTCCDACGRLFVKGNYCPVCLKVYRDSESTPMVCCDVCLRWVHCQCDGISDERYLQFQVDGNLQYKCPTCRGECYQVRDLEDAVRELWRRKDMADKDLIASLRAAAGLPTEDEIFSISPYSDDDENVHTVLKNESGRSLKLSLKGSVDNSPKKAKEYGKKWSNKKYPTRKGYHMPLESRTEPQESYEEQHDALSLGQSLLDGMQSPKNEGPNISSSVAGVVSHPEGVCSVNQPGVLKHKFVDEVMVSDEDKISRVKFKSNKTHDLDSGDDSGKHGNKPKAVKAKKLVINLGARKINVTNSPRSDASSCQKEQDVTTTNGTEDTSLQKTNSKFVLDRRDGSAKSGNGERVDHTGHSRGLKIQGRDGNVIKFGKVRQEISESNTTTGSGCGTDGSEPENMRLSLGKRNKDGSRAAAGPGGEVAYLRGDKLSGKQLEGRSDALGGSNDDTPILHSLPKDFKPSLKLKFRKPSLENQNSQASQLDEEKSSVKGQRSKRKRPSSPFTDKYLFNEDEDASQSNQDSLMDEMMDANWILKKLGKDAIGKRVEVQQSSDNSWHKGMVTDTIEGTSSLSVTLDDGRVKTLELGKQGVRFVSQKQKRSKT; from the exons ATGGCCTTTCACGTTGCTTGCCCAATTACAtg CAAGCGAATTTGCTTTTGCACTCTAGGGTTTACGCGGAGCGTTCAGAGTGCAAAGGCGCGGAGCGACTTCCTACACGAGGTCGTTTTGTTGGAGCGGTTTTTGGACGATCCTTGGGGCGAGATTAGGGTTTCGAAAGAGGGGAGTACGGTTCAGGTCAGCGTTCCTGAGCTTCCGCAACCTCCGCCGCAGCCGCAGCCGCAGTCGCAGTCGCTCGTTGTCGATGGAATTTCTGCTGCAGATGCCGCTGATGAGGCCGCTGCCGCCGTGTCCGCGCAGACTAAGCGTGTGGCTTTGCAACGCAAGGCCGCCGCGGCCATGGTTGCTGCCGAGGATTATGCCAGACGGTTCGAGTCCGGTGATATTGCG CTTGCCTCAAAAGATGTTGCTGGAGAAGAACAGGGCCAGTCAAACGTGAACATAATGTGCAGGCTTTGCTTTGTGGGTGAAAATGaaggaagtgaaagagcaaggAGGATGCTTTCATGCAAAAGTTGTGGCAAGAAGTACCATAGGAACTGCTTGAAAAACTGGGCAAGAAATAGAG AATTATTTCATTGGAGTTCTTGGAAGTGCCCTTCTTGCCGAACTTGTGAG ATTTGTCGACGAACTGGGGATCCAAATAAGTTTATGTTCTGTAGAAGATGTGATGGTGCTTATCATTGTTACTGTCAGCATCCTCCTCACAAG AATGTTAGTTCTGGACCGTATTTGTGCCCAAAGCATACAAGGTGTCATAGCTGTGGATCCAATGTCCCAGGAAATGGCCTAAGCGTGCG GTGGTTTCTGGGATACACTTGTTGTGATGCTTGTGGAAGATTGTTTGTGAAGGGTAATTACTGCCCTGTTTGTTTGAAG GTTTATAGAGACTCAGAATCAACACCGATGGTTTGCTGTGATGTTTGCCTGCGCTGGGTGCACTGCCAATGTGATGGAATCAG TGACGAAAGGTATCTACAATTCCAAGTAGATGGGAATCTACAGTATAAATGTCCCACATGTCGTGGGGAATGCTACCAG GTCAGGGATCTTGAGGATGCTGTTCGTGAGCTTTGGAGAAGAAAAGATATGGCTGATAAAGATCTAATTGCTAGCTTGAGGGCTGCTGCAGGGTTGCCTACTGAAGATGAAATATTTTCCATCTCACCATATTCTGACGATGATGAAAATGTTCATACGGTACTAAAGAATGAATCTGGACGTTCCTTGAAGCTCTCTCTCAAAGGATCAGTTGATAATTCACCCAAAAAGGCGAAGGAATATGGAAAGAAATGGTCAAATAAGAAGTATCCCACTAGAAAAGGATATCATATGCCCTTGGAAAGTAGAACTGAACCACAGGAGAGTTATGAAGAACAACATGATGCTCTATCTCTGGGGCAAAGCTTGCTTGATGGCATGCAGTCTCCTAAAAATGAAGGACCAAATATATCTTCTTCTGTTGCTGGGGTTGTAAGTCATCCTGAAGGAGTATGCTCTGTCAATCAACCAGGGGTTTTGAAACACAAATTTGTGGATGAGGTGATGGTGAGTGATGAAGATAAGATATCCAGAGTAAAATTCAAGAGTAATAAAACCCATGATTTGGACAGTGGAGATGATTCTGGAAAACATGGTAACAAGCCTAAGGCTGTAAAGGCAAAGAAATTAGTTATAAATCTAGGTGCACGAAAAATAAATGTTACCAACTCCCCTCGATCTGATGCTTCAAGCTGCCAAAAGGAACAAGATGTAACAACCACAAATg GCACTGAAGATACAAGCCTGCAGAAAACCAATAGTAAGTTTGTGCTGGATAGACGTGATGGCAGTGCTAAATCTGGCAATG GAGAGAGAGTTGATCATACTGGCCACTCAAGAGGTTTGAAGATTCAAGGAAGAGATGGAAATGTGATCAAATTTGGAAAAGTTAGGCAAGAAATTTCTGAATCAAACACAACAACTGGGAGTGGTTGTGGTACTGATGGATCTGAACCAGAGAACATGCGTCTATCAttaggaaaaagaaacaaagatggAAGCAGGGCTGCAGCTGGGCCTGGTGGTGAGGTTGCCTATCTAAGAGGTGATAAGCTTTCAGGGAAGCAATTAGAAGGCAGATCTGATGCACTTGGGGGTAGCAATGATGATACGCCAATTTTGCATTCATTACCAAAGGATTTTAAGCCTTCACTGAAGCTTAAATTCAGGAAACCAAGTcttgaaaatcaaaattcacAGGCTTCTCAGCTTGATGAAGAAAAGAGTTCAGTTAAGGGCCAACGGTCAAAAAGAAAGAGACCATCATCACCCTTCACAGACAAATACTTAtttaatgaagatgaagatgctTCACAGTCAAATCAAGACAGTTTAATGGATGAGATGATGGATGCGAActggattttaaaaaaattgggtaAAGATGCTATTGGAAAGAGAGTTGAAGTTCAGCAGTCATCTGACAATTCATG GCATAAGGGGATGGTTACTGACACCATTGAAGGTACTTCCTCATTATCTGTCACATTAGATGATGGTAGAGTGAAGACTTTGGAACTTGGGAAGCAAGGGGTTAGGTTTGTTTCTCAAAAGCAGAAGAGGTCAAAAACTTGA
- the LOC123213943 gene encoding uncharacterized protein LOC123213943 isoform X2: MAFHVACPITCKRICFCTLGFTRSVQSAKARSDFLHEVVLLERFLDDPWGEIRVSKEGSTVQVSVPELPQPPPQPQPQSQSLVVDGISAADAADEAAAAVSAQTKRVALQRKAAAAMVAAEDYARRFESGDIALASKDVAGEEQGQSNVNIMCRLCFVGENEGSERARRMLSCKSCGKKYHRNCLKNWARNRELFHWSSWKCPSCRTCEICRRTGDPNKFMFCRRCDGAYHCYCQHPPHKNVSSGPYLCPKHTRCHSCGSNVPGNGLSVRWFLGYTCCDACGRLFVKGNYCPVCLKVYRDSESTPMVCCDVCLRWVHCQCDGISDERYLQFQVDGNLQYKCPTCRGECYQVRDLEDAVRELWRRKDMADKDLIASLRAAAGLPTEDEIFSISPYSDDDENVHTVLKNESGRSLKLSLKGSVDNSPKKAKEYGKKWSNKKYPTRKGYHMPLESRTEPQESYEEQHDALSLGQSLLDGMQSPKNEGPNISSSVAGVVSHPEGVCSVNQPGVLKHKFVDEVMVSDEDKISRVKFKSNKTHDLDSGDDSGKHGNKPKAVKAKKLVINLGARKINVTNSPRSDASSCQKEQDVTTTNGERVDHTGHSRGLKIQGRDGNVIKFGKVRQEISESNTTTGSGCGTDGSEPENMRLSLGKRNKDGSRAAAGPGGEVAYLRGDKLSGKQLEGRSDALGGSNDDTPILHSLPKDFKPSLKLKFRKPSLENQNSQASQLDEEKSSVKGQRSKRKRPSSPFTDKYLFNEDEDASQSNQDSLMDEMMDANWILKKLGKDAIGKRVEVQQSSDNSWHKGMVTDTIEGTSSLSVTLDDGRVKTLELGKQGVRFVSQKQKRSKT, from the exons ATGGCCTTTCACGTTGCTTGCCCAATTACAtg CAAGCGAATTTGCTTTTGCACTCTAGGGTTTACGCGGAGCGTTCAGAGTGCAAAGGCGCGGAGCGACTTCCTACACGAGGTCGTTTTGTTGGAGCGGTTTTTGGACGATCCTTGGGGCGAGATTAGGGTTTCGAAAGAGGGGAGTACGGTTCAGGTCAGCGTTCCTGAGCTTCCGCAACCTCCGCCGCAGCCGCAGCCGCAGTCGCAGTCGCTCGTTGTCGATGGAATTTCTGCTGCAGATGCCGCTGATGAGGCCGCTGCCGCCGTGTCCGCGCAGACTAAGCGTGTGGCTTTGCAACGCAAGGCCGCCGCGGCCATGGTTGCTGCCGAGGATTATGCCAGACGGTTCGAGTCCGGTGATATTGCG CTTGCCTCAAAAGATGTTGCTGGAGAAGAACAGGGCCAGTCAAACGTGAACATAATGTGCAGGCTTTGCTTTGTGGGTGAAAATGaaggaagtgaaagagcaaggAGGATGCTTTCATGCAAAAGTTGTGGCAAGAAGTACCATAGGAACTGCTTGAAAAACTGGGCAAGAAATAGAG AATTATTTCATTGGAGTTCTTGGAAGTGCCCTTCTTGCCGAACTTGTGAG ATTTGTCGACGAACTGGGGATCCAAATAAGTTTATGTTCTGTAGAAGATGTGATGGTGCTTATCATTGTTACTGTCAGCATCCTCCTCACAAG AATGTTAGTTCTGGACCGTATTTGTGCCCAAAGCATACAAGGTGTCATAGCTGTGGATCCAATGTCCCAGGAAATGGCCTAAGCGTGCG GTGGTTTCTGGGATACACTTGTTGTGATGCTTGTGGAAGATTGTTTGTGAAGGGTAATTACTGCCCTGTTTGTTTGAAG GTTTATAGAGACTCAGAATCAACACCGATGGTTTGCTGTGATGTTTGCCTGCGCTGGGTGCACTGCCAATGTGATGGAATCAG TGACGAAAGGTATCTACAATTCCAAGTAGATGGGAATCTACAGTATAAATGTCCCACATGTCGTGGGGAATGCTACCAG GTCAGGGATCTTGAGGATGCTGTTCGTGAGCTTTGGAGAAGAAAAGATATGGCTGATAAAGATCTAATTGCTAGCTTGAGGGCTGCTGCAGGGTTGCCTACTGAAGATGAAATATTTTCCATCTCACCATATTCTGACGATGATGAAAATGTTCATACGGTACTAAAGAATGAATCTGGACGTTCCTTGAAGCTCTCTCTCAAAGGATCAGTTGATAATTCACCCAAAAAGGCGAAGGAATATGGAAAGAAATGGTCAAATAAGAAGTATCCCACTAGAAAAGGATATCATATGCCCTTGGAAAGTAGAACTGAACCACAGGAGAGTTATGAAGAACAACATGATGCTCTATCTCTGGGGCAAAGCTTGCTTGATGGCATGCAGTCTCCTAAAAATGAAGGACCAAATATATCTTCTTCTGTTGCTGGGGTTGTAAGTCATCCTGAAGGAGTATGCTCTGTCAATCAACCAGGGGTTTTGAAACACAAATTTGTGGATGAGGTGATGGTGAGTGATGAAGATAAGATATCCAGAGTAAAATTCAAGAGTAATAAAACCCATGATTTGGACAGTGGAGATGATTCTGGAAAACATGGTAACAAGCCTAAGGCTGTAAAGGCAAAGAAATTAGTTATAAATCTAGGTGCACGAAAAATAAATGTTACCAACTCCCCTCGATCTGATGCTTCAAGCTGCCAAAAGGAACAAGATGTAACAACCACAAATg GAGAGAGAGTTGATCATACTGGCCACTCAAGAGGTTTGAAGATTCAAGGAAGAGATGGAAATGTGATCAAATTTGGAAAAGTTAGGCAAGAAATTTCTGAATCAAACACAACAACTGGGAGTGGTTGTGGTACTGATGGATCTGAACCAGAGAACATGCGTCTATCAttaggaaaaagaaacaaagatggAAGCAGGGCTGCAGCTGGGCCTGGTGGTGAGGTTGCCTATCTAAGAGGTGATAAGCTTTCAGGGAAGCAATTAGAAGGCAGATCTGATGCACTTGGGGGTAGCAATGATGATACGCCAATTTTGCATTCATTACCAAAGGATTTTAAGCCTTCACTGAAGCTTAAATTCAGGAAACCAAGTcttgaaaatcaaaattcacAGGCTTCTCAGCTTGATGAAGAAAAGAGTTCAGTTAAGGGCCAACGGTCAAAAAGAAAGAGACCATCATCACCCTTCACAGACAAATACTTAtttaatgaagatgaagatgctTCACAGTCAAATCAAGACAGTTTAATGGATGAGATGATGGATGCGAActggattttaaaaaaattgggtaAAGATGCTATTGGAAAGAGAGTTGAAGTTCAGCAGTCATCTGACAATTCATG GCATAAGGGGATGGTTACTGACACCATTGAAGGTACTTCCTCATTATCTGTCACATTAGATGATGGTAGAGTGAAGACTTTGGAACTTGGGAAGCAAGGGGTTAGGTTTGTTTCTCAAAAGCAGAAGAGGTCAAAAACTTGA